The Desulfonispora thiosulfatigenes DSM 11270 DNA segment AAGAAATTGCACGTAAAACTAAATATATGCCTGATGAATTTATTAATAGCGAAGGAAATAATGTTACAAATGCTTTTAGAGAATATGTTCGTCCTCTTTTAGGATCTACCCTTCCTGCTATTCACCATTTACAAGCACCAAGGGTTCCTAAAATATTGCGTTTCTAATTAAAGTTCCTACATTATTTTAGATGTAGGAACTTTTTCTCTTAAAGTAAATAAAATTACTTAAATAAGAACAAGATAATAAGGATCTATATTTTATTCTAAAAATCTGATAAATTAAGGCATTCATCTAGCCAAGGGATATAAACAATTATATAATCTAAGTAGACAGAACAACATACATAAGATAGAATTTATATTCATTACTTAAATAAGTTTAGGAGGCATAATATGACTACTGATAATATTACTACTTCATCTAATTTTATTCAAAATATTATCAATGAAGATTTAAAGAATAATAAAAATAATGGAAATGTATATACTAGATTTCCGCCCGAGCCTAATGGTTATTTACATATTGGACATGCTAAATCTATTTGCTTAAATTTTGGAATTGCAAATCAGTATAAAGGTTTATGCAATTTACGTTTTGATGATACCAATCCTAGCAAAGAAGAAGTTGAATTTGTCGATTCCATTAAAGAAGACGTTCATTGGTTAGGCTTTGATTGGGAAAACCGCGAGTATTTTGCATCAAATTATTTTGATAAAATCTATGACTGTGCTGTTTACTTAATTAAAGAAGGAAAGGCCTATGTTTGTGATTTAACCCCTGAAGAAATTAGAGAAACTAGAGGAACACTTACTGAACCTGGTACAGAAAGTCCATACAGAAATCGTTCAGTTGAGGAAAATTTAAGTATTTTTACTAGAATGAAAAATGGTGAATTTCCTGATGGTACTCATGTTTTAAGGGCTAAGATTGATATGTCTTCCCCTAATCTAAATATGCGCGATCCTATCATCTATCGTATATCACACACTCATCATCATAGAACGGGAGATAAATGGTGCATTTATCCAATGTATGATTTTGCTCACCCTTTATCAGATGCATTTGAAAATATTACACATTCTATCTGTACTCTCGAATTTGAAGATCACCGTCCATTATATAACTGGACAATTGAAAATACAAAAGTAGAAAGTTATCCTCAGCAAATTGAATTTGCGCGTTTAAATCTAACTCATACAGTAATGAGTAAAAGAAAATTACGCAGGTTAGTAGAAGACGGATATGTATCTGGTTGGGATGACCCTCGTATGCCTACTATATCTGGCCTTAGAAGACGTGGATATACCCCAGAATCAATTAGGGACTTTTGTGAACGTATAGGTGTTGCTAAAAATAATAGCACCGTTGACATGGCACTATTAGAACATTGCATACGAGAAGACTTAAATATAAAAGCTCCTAGGGTTATGGCCGTTCTTCGTCCTTTAAAAGTTGTAATTGAGAATTATCCTGAAAATCAAGTTGAAAATCTAGAAGCTGAAAATAATCCAAATCAACCGGAAACTGGATCACGTGAAATTACTTTTAGTAAAACTATCTATATTGAACAAGACGATTTCATGGAAAATCCACCTAAAAAATTCTTCCGTTTATCACCAGGAAAAGAAGTGCGTTTAAAACATGCCTATATTATAAAATGTGAAGAAGTAATTAAAGATGAAAAAACGGGAGATATCTTAGAATTACGTTGTAGCTATGATCCTAGTACTAAAAGTGGTAGTGATACAAGTGGTAAAAAGGTTAAAGGTACACTTCACTGGGTAGATGCAAGCAATGCTCTTGACGCTGAAATACGTTTATGTGATCGCCTTTTAGCTGAAGAAAATTCTGAAGATGAAACTACTAGTGATTTTATCTCTCAGTTAAATCCAAATTCTTTAGAAGTTCTTTCTACGTGTAAAGTTGAACCAGTTCTTAAAAATGCAAACTCTGGTGACAAGTTTCAATTTTTGCGACAAGGATATTTCTGCCTAGATCCTGATTCAACACCTGATAAATTAGTTTTCAATCGAACAGTAGCCTTGCGTGATTCTTGGGCAAAAGCACAAAAATAACCGAACCTATTAGGTTCGGTTATTTTTTTATTCTAATATGCCTATAACCTTTTCTAAATTTAATAAAATCAATAATCTATTATCTAATTTTCCTACTCCTGTAATATAATTATGATCTTCTGTTTCCATAGTATCTACATCTTCTATACTCTCTTGTTCTAGCCAGATAACTTCAGTTACGCTATCTACCATAATTCCAATATTAATGTCATTTATGTTTAGAATAATAATTCTAGAACTC contains these protein-coding regions:
- a CDS encoding glutamine--tRNA ligase/YqeY domain fusion protein, which produces MTTDNITTSSNFIQNIINEDLKNNKNNGNVYTRFPPEPNGYLHIGHAKSICLNFGIANQYKGLCNLRFDDTNPSKEEVEFVDSIKEDVHWLGFDWENREYFASNYFDKIYDCAVYLIKEGKAYVCDLTPEEIRETRGTLTEPGTESPYRNRSVEENLSIFTRMKNGEFPDGTHVLRAKIDMSSPNLNMRDPIIYRISHTHHHRTGDKWCIYPMYDFAHPLSDAFENITHSICTLEFEDHRPLYNWTIENTKVESYPQQIEFARLNLTHTVMSKRKLRRLVEDGYVSGWDDPRMPTISGLRRRGYTPESIRDFCERIGVAKNNSTVDMALLEHCIREDLNIKAPRVMAVLRPLKVVIENYPENQVENLEAENNPNQPETGSREITFSKTIYIEQDDFMENPPKKFFRLSPGKEVRLKHAYIIKCEEVIKDEKTGDILELRCSYDPSTKSGSDTSGKKVKGTLHWVDASNALDAEIRLCDRLLAEENSEDETTSDFISQLNPNSLEVLSTCKVEPVLKNANSGDKFQFLRQGYFCLDPDSTPDKLVFNRTVALRDSWAKAQK
- a CDS encoding chemotaxis protein CheW, which produces MYKRFNLSEEVLKESSRIIILNINDINIGIMVDSVTEVIWLEQESIEDVDTMETEDHNYITGVGKLDNRLLILLNLEKVIGILE